TGGTATTCGGCCACTGACTTCATCGTGGCCCGGCGCTGCCTGGAGTTGCCCGACCAAGTGCGTTCCCGCTTCCACCCCTTCATCTGCGGATTCAACGCTACGGACAAGCATGCCGTGCTCCACGTGGAGCGGATGCTGGAGGAGTATCCGGGCCTGTGGCAGGGCATCGGCGAGGTCTTCGGACACCGGGACGACCTGACCAACCTGACGTACGGGGAAACGGCCCGGGCCAACCACCCTGCCCTGGATTCAATTTATGAGCTGGCCGCTCAAAGGAATCTGCCCGTCAGCCTGCACAACAACGCCACCTCCCGCAATCGACTGGACCGTCCAATCTATGTCCACGAAGTGCAGGAAGCGCTGACCAGACACCCCAAGACCGTGATCATCTGGGCCCATGCCGGGCTGTCGCGGATGCTGGATCTGGATCAGGTCGCATATACCGGGTTGTTGCGCGAAATGCTCGCCAGGCACGACAACCTGTACATCGACCTGTCCTGGATCATCTTTGAAAATTACGTCCAGGCTCCGGACCAGGAACCTCGCATTCGCAACGAATGGCTGACCTTGATCTCGGACTTTTCCGACCGCTTTATGATCGGCTCGGACAACGTCGGTCACTTCGCCACGTACAACCGGAACATCGTCAAATACTACAGCTTGCTGGACGCCCTGAGTCCGGACAAGGCCCACAAATTGGCCTTGACCAATTTTCTGGGTCTGTTGCCCGGATAATCATCATCTCTTGCCCTTCATTGCCATTTTTGAAGAAACACCCTCAAGGACTACGCGTCTTTCGACAATAATGTAGCGTCTCGATACGGATCGCTCTGATCTGGAATCCTGAACAAATCATATTTGTGCGGGTTTCTCCTGCCCAACAAGGTCAGATTTGGGCATGGTGCGATACTTGCTCAAAGCTGGTCCGACAACGCCTGGTTGTTCTACTGACTTGCCGTCCACTTTTGATTTGCCGCCTTGTGCTTATGCGGCGATATCCTTCAAGGAGACTGACTTTGAGGAACTACTCCATTCTTTTCCTGCTTCATCTCGTAATGTTCGTGGCTTTGGCCGTTTTGCTCAGCGTGTCAGGTCCCGGGCAAAGTCTTGCGACACTGAAGTGGGCCTTGTCGCTTTGTGCGGTAATCAGCCTTGGGGCCATTGCCTTTGCGGGCTTTCGAGATGCCAAAGCCGGGCGGCAAACGCGGGAAATCCTGCAGACCGTCACTGATGATCACGAAAAGATCCTGCGCGACAACGACTTGCCGAATATTGACGGATTGCGGCCGCATCTGCTTGCGGTTGCCGGCAGAATCGACAAGCTGGTGAAGATGATTCAGGAAGAGCAAGCCAAAAGTGATGATTTGCGGGCCAGAATTCAGGTAGGCGTCAAAACCCTGGACGAGGTGCTTCAGGGAGCGGAATCCTCGCGTTGCCAAACCATTCTTTCAGCAGTGGACGTGCTCAAGGAAGCCACGGAGGGCATTCTGCGGGAATCCGACAAGCTCAGGAACGCCGTGCATCATGCAAACATTGGTGCGACGGATCAGCAGAAGTACACTTCCGAAGCCGCCACGGCCATGGAAGAAATGAACGCTTCCATACTTGAATCCGCGAAAAACGCTGAAGACGCGTCCAAGGATTCGGCTCAAGCCAAGGCACGAGCCGAATCCGGTTCCAGGATCGTCCAGGAAACCCTGGCCGCGATCACCGCGGTCTCTGAAAAAAGCGACGAACTGTCCGTCTCCATCATCGAGCTTGGCGGACAGGCCGAATCCATCGGCAAGATCATCGACGTCATTTCCGGCATTGCGGACCAGACCAATCTCCTGGCCCTGAACGCCGCCATCGAGGCCGCACGCGCGGGAGACGCCGGCCGAGGATTCGCCGTGGTGGCTGACGAGGTTCGCAAGCTGGCCGAAAAGACCATGAACGCCACCCGGGAGGTCGGGCAGGAAATCGAAACAATTCAGACCAGAGTGCGTCGAGCCGTGGATCAGGTCAAACAGACCCGCGAACTCGTGGCCAAAAGCGTGGTTCTGTCCGGAGAATCGGGCCGCTCCCTTGAAGAAATCGTCTTGCTGTCCCAGCATTCCTCGGACCGCACCGGCTCCATCGCCGAGGCCGTGGGACAGCAGTCGCTGGTCAGCGAGGAGATCTCCAGAACCCTCACTGAAGTCAGCACCATCTCTTCCACCACCCAGTCGGACATGTCCGACTCCGTTGCCCAGATCGAGAGCCTTGCCAAACGCGTGGACGACCTGACAACCCTGAACCTGGTCTTTGAACGAATCGGCCACGGGCAGGTCCAAAAACTGATTACCGATCTGGCCAGATCCGAGTCCATCCTCTCCCTGCGGCAGGCGGTCCAGGAGCAGGCCTTGCGCAAGGTCATCCGTGAACAGGATGACCTGGAACTGCTCTATGTCACCGATGCCCGCGGAGTTCAGATCGTGGCCAATATCCCACGCCCGGGCATGGAATCGGAAAAAGATCGAAAGGTCCTGGGAAAAGACTGGAGTGGCCGTCCCTGGTTCTTTGAAGCCATGAAAAATCCCATTCCCTATATTTCCGGAGTCTATACCTCCCAGGCCTCGGGCGAACCGTGCATCACCGTATCCACCACGTTCAAAGACCATCAGGGCCAGGTCCTCGGAGTCGTGGCCGCGGATGTCCGGGTCAACAAGTCTCCTGTTTCGGAAACCAGGGTTCAAAGTCATCCGCGCCATGCCGGAATGAAGCGAATGTGTGATTGAATAGTGAACCCGTCCAAAACTAACGATATAGGATTATCAAAGTGGTACGGCACCCACCAGCCCCGATGAGGTTAATTTCGTCAGACAAAACGGCGAGTGCGAGTACGGCGTTCGTGGTGCTGGCAGCGCTATGCTGGGGGCTGTCAGGCGGGATCGGTGGGATTCTCATGGCCAACGGCTGGAACGCGTTCGTGGTGTCGCTCTACCGAGGCGCGATCGGATTGTTGTTTGTTCTCGTCTGGCTGGCGTTGCGTCCGCGCGGCAGCGGATTGGCAAATCGCAGATTATGGTTCTGGTCGGCGATTGCCGGTCTCGGCGTAGCCGGCAATTTTTCTTTCTATTTTGTGAGCATCGCAGAGGGCAGCGTCGCGGTCGCGGCGACCCTGATGTACTGCGCACCAGTATTCGTCTACCTCGTGTCCTTCGCGCTCAAACTTGAAAGACCCACCCCGCTCAAGTGGGCCTCAATCGTAATGGTCATGCTCGGCGTCGTGCTGCTGACAGGTGTTTACGATATTGACGGCGGCCGCGTCACGCCCATCGCCGTCGGCGCCGGGCTGCTATCCGGGCTGTCCTATGCGGTATTTATTTTCGGCTTCAAGTATGCGGCGCCGCACGGCAGCCCGCAGGCAATTCTCGTGATCGCATTCGCGGTGCTCGTCGCCATACTGATCTGGCCGAGCGATGCTGACCAGGCCGTTGCCATGCTGAGCACGCCGAGTTGGCCACTGTTCCTAATACTGGGGGTGCTTGGCGCGGGATTGTCGTTTATTTTTTATATCGTCGGCCTGAAACACACCGCGCCGGCCGTGGCCTCAATTGTAGCAATGGTCGAGCCGGTCACCGCATCGCTCTTCGGTGTCGTTGTTTTGAATGAAAGGCTGGCTGGTCCCCAGATTTTCGGCATGGGGCTGATTTTAATCACCGTCACCGCGCTGAGCGTCTATTCAAGCGCTCGACGGGCAAGGCTGTGATTTTGTTTGGCAGACTGTCCCTGACGAGGCTTGGCAGAAACGTAATGCTCGCACGGATTCCGCAATCTCCATGATCCTGGATCTAATTCCGGCCTAGGGAGAAGATTCACCCTATCCGATCAGCAGTTTTGTCCCTTGAAATACAAAAAAGCCCCCCGAAATGTTTCATTCGAGGGGCTTGTCTATGAGTCAATAGCAACATCTATTGGGGCATCAATTTCAGATTCAACCTCTCTTGACGCCTTTTTTCTTCCAAAGCTGCATCTCCTGCATCTTTTTTTTACGTGCCTTGGAAAGAGCCTTGGC
The nucleotide sequence above comes from Desulfonatronum thiosulfatophilum. Encoded proteins:
- a CDS encoding methyl-accepting chemotaxis protein is translated as MRNYSILFLLHLVMFVALAVLLSVSGPGQSLATLKWALSLCAVISLGAIAFAGFRDAKAGRQTREILQTVTDDHEKILRDNDLPNIDGLRPHLLAVAGRIDKLVKMIQEEQAKSDDLRARIQVGVKTLDEVLQGAESSRCQTILSAVDVLKEATEGILRESDKLRNAVHHANIGATDQQKYTSEAATAMEEMNASILESAKNAEDASKDSAQAKARAESGSRIVQETLAAITAVSEKSDELSVSIIELGGQAESIGKIIDVISGIADQTNLLALNAAIEAARAGDAGRGFAVVADEVRKLAEKTMNATREVGQEIETIQTRVRRAVDQVKQTRELVAKSVVLSGESGRSLEEIVLLSQHSSDRTGSIAEAVGQQSLVSEEISRTLTEVSTISSTTQSDMSDSVAQIESLAKRVDDLTTLNLVFERIGHGQVQKLITDLARSESILSLRQAVQEQALRKVIREQDDLELLYVTDARGVQIVANIPRPGMESEKDRKVLGKDWSGRPWFFEAMKNPIPYISGVYTSQASGEPCITVSTTFKDHQGQVLGVVAADVRVNKSPVSETRVQSHPRHAGMKRMCD
- a CDS encoding amidohydrolase family protein; this translates as MDRRTFLKVAAVGAMAGGIQGVAGPFSALARSGSDSDAGIRYAVADSHFHYVDFLQKTEGMDALLQSMDAAGVAHIMFSGMPLIKKWDAAEPEEPGYYLDDNGRTYWYSATDFIVARRCLELPDQVRSRFHPFICGFNATDKHAVLHVERMLEEYPGLWQGIGEVFGHRDDLTNLTYGETARANHPALDSIYELAAQRNLPVSLHNNATSRNRLDRPIYVHEVQEALTRHPKTVIIWAHAGLSRMLDLDQVAYTGLLREMLARHDNLYIDLSWIIFENYVQAPDQEPRIRNEWLTLISDFSDRFMIGSDNVGHFATYNRNIVKYYSLLDALSPDKAHKLALTNFLGLLPG
- a CDS encoding DMT family transporter is translated as MRLISSDKTASASTAFVVLAALCWGLSGGIGGILMANGWNAFVVSLYRGAIGLLFVLVWLALRPRGSGLANRRLWFWSAIAGLGVAGNFSFYFVSIAEGSVAVAATLMYCAPVFVYLVSFALKLERPTPLKWASIVMVMLGVVLLTGVYDIDGGRVTPIAVGAGLLSGLSYAVFIFGFKYAAPHGSPQAILVIAFAVLVAILIWPSDADQAVAMLSTPSWPLFLILGVLGAGLSFIFYIVGLKHTAPAVASIVAMVEPVTASLFGVVVLNERLAGPQIFGMGLILITVTALSVYSSARRARL